A DNA window from Pseudomonas wuhanensis contains the following coding sequences:
- a CDS encoding 6,7-dimethyl-8-ribityllumazine synthase — translation MQPTAIDSKSKNHQGERVAFIQACWHKEIVDQSRKGFVTEMIAQGYQESDIDFFEVGGAFEIPLHAKLLAKSGRYAGIVAAGLVVDGGIYRHEFVAQSVISGLMQVQLETEVPVFSVVLTPHHFHAGEEHQKFFFEHFVHKGQEAAKTCADTLHKMRALRRSEPRAVAV, via the coding sequence ATGCAACCCACCGCAATCGATAGCAAAAGCAAAAACCATCAGGGCGAGCGCGTCGCGTTCATCCAGGCCTGCTGGCACAAGGAAATCGTTGATCAGAGCCGTAAAGGCTTCGTCACCGAAATGATTGCTCAGGGTTATCAAGAGTCGGACATCGATTTCTTCGAAGTCGGCGGCGCCTTTGAAATTCCGCTTCACGCCAAGTTGCTGGCCAAGTCCGGCCGTTATGCCGGCATCGTCGCCGCGGGCCTGGTAGTCGATGGCGGCATCTATCGCCACGAATTCGTCGCCCAGTCGGTGATCAGCGGCCTGATGCAGGTTCAGTTGGAAACTGAAGTACCGGTGTTCTCGGTGGTTTTGACCCCGCACCACTTCCATGCTGGCGAAGAGCATCAGAAGTTCTTCTTCGAGCATTTCGTGCATAAAGGTCAGGAAGCGGCGAAGACTTGTGCGGATACGCTGCACAAGATGCGTGCGTTGCGTCGTAGCGAACCCCGCGCAGTAGCGGTCTAG
- the astE gene encoding succinylglutamate desuccinylase: protein MLALGKLLELTLAGREPAEKTQLTVEGVRMRWLSEGALEVRPPEARDNGLDLLLSAGIHGNETAPIELLDRLLHDIARGDLKPRARILFLFGNPEAIRRGERFIEQDVNRLFNGRHEQTSGSEALRACELERLAATFFSLPDRNRLHYDLHTAIRGSKIEQFALYPWKEGRQHSRQELARLRAAGMEAVLLQNKPSIVFSSYTYDKLDAESFTLELGKARPFGQNDGVNVSLLETRLKQIIEGTEPPMTDEGLDGLQLFSVAREVIKHSDNFRLNLPADIENFSELKVGYVLAEDIANTRWVIEEKGARIIFPNPKVKNGLRAGILIVPTTDENLA, encoded by the coding sequence ATGCTCGCCCTCGGCAAACTGCTTGAACTGACCCTCGCCGGCCGCGAACCGGCGGAGAAGACTCAACTGACTGTCGAAGGCGTGCGGATGCGCTGGTTGAGCGAAGGTGCGCTGGAAGTCCGGCCACCTGAAGCCCGCGACAATGGCCTGGACCTGCTGCTCTCAGCCGGCATCCATGGCAACGAAACAGCGCCGATCGAGCTGCTCGATCGCCTGTTGCATGACATCGCCCGCGGTGACTTGAAGCCGCGCGCACGTATTCTGTTCCTGTTCGGCAATCCCGAGGCCATCCGTCGCGGTGAGCGTTTCATCGAGCAGGACGTCAATCGGCTGTTCAACGGTCGGCACGAACAAACCAGCGGTTCCGAGGCGTTGCGCGCTTGTGAGCTGGAGCGGCTGGCGGCGACTTTCTTCAGCCTGCCGGATCGCAATCGCCTGCACTACGACCTGCACACGGCGATCCGTGGCTCGAAAATCGAGCAGTTCGCCCTGTACCCCTGGAAGGAAGGCCGTCAGCATTCACGCCAGGAGCTGGCTCGCCTGCGCGCCGCCGGTATGGAGGCGGTGCTGTTGCAGAACAAGCCTTCCATCGTCTTCAGCTCCTACACCTACGACAAGCTCGATGCCGAGTCCTTCACCCTGGAACTGGGCAAGGCCCGGCCGTTCGGGCAGAACGATGGGGTCAACGTCAGCCTTCTTGAGACCCGCCTGAAGCAGATCATCGAAGGCACCGAGCCGCCAATGACCGACGAAGGGCTGGATGGCTTGCAGTTGTTCAGCGTCGCGCGGGAAGTCATCAAGCACAGCGATAACTTCCGCCTGAACCTGCCGGCGGATATCGAAAACTTTTCGGAGTTGAAGGTGGGTTATGTGCTGGCTGAGGATATCGCCAATACCCGCTGGGTCATCGAAGAGAAGGGCGCCCGGATCATCTTCCCGAACCCCAAGGTCAAGAACGGCCTGCGCGCCGGCATCCTGATCGTGCCGACCACCGACGAAAACCTCGCCTGA